A single region of the Elizabethkingia sp. JS20170427COW genome encodes:
- a CDS encoding aminodeoxychorismate synthase component I, with translation MKINIEKDFSRMDELSQRGEAFVFLIDFLQENAEVLTVEELQNQSEILVGFEGYTNSENKSDFPHEIRLKGFPESFESYQKGFDIVMENLKTGNSYLVNYTRKTKIETNLSLEDIFHHSKAKYKVLYKNRWVCFSPEIFVKIKENRISTFPMKGTIDADIPQAKEILKNNPKEIAEHYTVVDLLRNDLSRIANKVRVVDFQKIDYLQTHNKNLYAMSSEIQGQVKPEFQQKIGSILRELLPAGSILGAPKEKTLEIVLESEQYSRGYYSGICGYFDGKNLDTGVMIRFIEQENNQLFFKSGGGITHNSIAKSEYEEVINKIYVPIY, from the coding sequence ATGAAGATAAATATTGAGAAAGATTTTTCTAGAATGGATGAGCTCTCCCAAAGAGGAGAGGCTTTTGTTTTTTTAATTGACTTTCTTCAAGAAAATGCAGAAGTGTTAACTGTTGAAGAACTCCAAAATCAATCTGAAATTTTGGTAGGTTTTGAAGGTTATACAAATAGTGAAAATAAGAGCGACTTCCCTCATGAAATTAGATTGAAGGGTTTTCCTGAAAGTTTTGAATCTTACCAAAAAGGATTTGATATCGTCATGGAAAATTTAAAAACGGGAAATTCTTATTTAGTCAACTATACCCGAAAGACAAAGATTGAAACCAACCTTAGTTTGGAGGATATTTTCCATCATTCTAAAGCGAAGTATAAGGTGTTGTATAAAAATAGATGGGTATGTTTTTCCCCCGAAATTTTTGTAAAGATTAAGGAAAATAGGATATCCACATTTCCAATGAAGGGGACAATAGATGCAGATATTCCCCAAGCAAAGGAAATTTTAAAAAACAATCCTAAGGAAATTGCAGAGCATTATACCGTGGTGGATTTGTTGAGAAATGATCTGAGTAGGATTGCTAATAAAGTAAGAGTAGTAGATTTCCAAAAAATAGATTATCTTCAGACTCATAATAAAAATCTTTATGCAATGAGCTCTGAAATTCAAGGGCAGGTAAAACCAGAGTTTCAACAAAAAATAGGCAGTATATTAAGAGAATTGCTCCCTGCAGGATCTATTTTAGGTGCTCCAAAAGAGAAAACTTTGGAAATAGTATTGGAAAGTGAGCAGTATTCACGAGGGTATTATAGCGGAATTTGTGGATATTTTGATGGAAAAAACCTAGATACAGGGGTAATGATAAGATTTATAGAACAAGAAAATAATCAACTATTCTTTAAAAGCGGAGGCGGAATTACACATAATAGCATCGCCAAATCTGAATATGAAGAAGTAATTAACAAAATTTATGTCCCGATATATTGA
- a CDS encoding aminotransferase class IV: MSRYIESIRIEDKKVFLLEYHQKRMDEVFRSDARENPFQLKELFQKLEVDERGLFKWRIVYDTYGFIQSQLIPYAVNICEDFELMDARHVDYHFKFEDRKALDLLKEKANADEVILFKHGNITDTSYSNLIFKKGQQWYTPKYYLLNGVMRQFLLDNNKIKELDIHLKNLGEFSHFQLINAMIPFGTQEYPIEKISNLYQAKTLDI, from the coding sequence ATGTCCCGATATATTGAATCAATAAGAATTGAAGATAAGAAGGTATTCTTGTTAGAGTACCATCAGAAAAGGATGGATGAAGTTTTTAGATCCGATGCCAGAGAAAATCCTTTTCAACTGAAAGAGCTTTTCCAGAAGTTGGAAGTAGATGAGCGTGGTCTTTTTAAATGGAGAATTGTATATGATACCTATGGTTTTATCCAATCTCAGTTAATCCCGTATGCTGTAAATATCTGTGAGGATTTTGAGCTGATGGATGCTCGTCATGTAGATTATCATTTTAAATTTGAAGATAGAAAAGCTTTAGACCTGTTAAAAGAAAAAGCAAACGCGGATGAGGTTATTCTCTTTAAACATGGGAACATTACGGATACTTCTTACTCTAATTTAATTTTTAAAAAAGGGCAACAATGGTACACTCCTAAATATTATCTCCTGAATGGGGTAATGAGACAGTTTCTGCTAGATAATAACAAAATAAAAGAATTGGATATTCATCTAAAGAATTTGGGAGAGTTTAGTCATTTTCAATTAATCAATGCGATGATTCCGTTTGGGACACAGGAATATCCTATAGAGAAAATAAGCAATCTCTATCAAGCTAAGACTTTAGATATTTAA